The Endozoicomonas sp. 4G DNA segment GACACCCGATTTTACGGCAGAGCATTTTAAAAGTGCTTACCGTTTTTTTTGTACTTTCTGTACCTACTCATTTACAGGCCGGGATAAAAGTTTATAAAGATACAATTGCAGGTCTGGCTGTTCTGGCAGGCGTGACAGTGGGGATATCGTACTATTCGTTATTGGAAGACGAATTTATCTTTCATGCCAGTAAAAGACAGATATTTACCAGGTTTCCTTATCATCCATTATTTTCAGGTGTGGCGAATTATCAAATTAACCGTTGGATTGTTACCAGTAAACTGATCGATGATTCAAACAGTCCAGAGTTCGTTAAGTTGTCTGAAGTAGAATACTGGAGGAGTGGAATGACAGCAGTGACGGAGCAGAGACTGACGAGTCTGTTCAGTAATCTTGGAAAGGATTACCAGCGCTGGAAGAACCTCACTCAGACCAGAATAAAAAGCTTGCCTGCTGATTTTCGGCATTATTCGTCCCTGATCGCAAGCAACTGCGAAGCCATTCATACCGGAAGCAGAAGTATTAAAGCATTCCATAAGTCCATAGATGATTACCTTGACAACCGGGTGCTCTGTCAGGACTGGCTGGACCATTTTATTGTCTGGCATTCTTACTTTGCCAGTCACTACAATAAGTCAATTCCGGTGGTTCTGGTACCTGATTGGCGAGCACAAAAGGAGGGGGCGAGCAAATCGACACCCAGTGACGTGAACGATGGTTATTTGCATAGCAAAGTGGCTTATTTGTTTAATGCTAATTATGACTTTCGCAGGTTCGATTCACTTTATAACGGCCCTGATCGGGAATTAATTGTGGTAACGGATCGACCCGGTTATCAGCTGAAGAGAATCCGTTGGAGGCCGTGGCTGAATGGCATCTTCCTGCCAGAGCATCGTAAGCTTTTCTGGTCAGAACACACCCCCTGTGATCCGGTTGCCGGTGGATGTCGTTTCAAAAACTTTTCCGGATGTGCCGAGCAGGTGACACCTTACCTGTTGAGTCACTCTGATACAGGACGGCAATTTCTTATATTTAATCGTGGGGAGACCGCTGTAGTCTGGCACTTGGGGGCACCCTGGTTATCCAGAAATAAAGTGGTGTTGAAGGAAACAAGAAACTATCAATTTGAGCTGGATCTGGCCAAAGCTTTTGATCTGGAGAACTAATTCATACGCTCAAGTAAAGGATGTCAACGTCTACAGCAGATCCCAGAAAGCCCGAATCAACGGGCTTTTCAGTTTTTTGTCCAGTACACACAAGCCTACATCATAAGCTGCCAGCCAGGGGGTGATGTTCAGAATCTTGACTTTATCAGACAGTGGACTGTTATCCATCACAATCCGGGGCACTACGCCAATCCCAAACCCAAGGCTGACCATACTGACAATGGCTTCATTACCCGCTACCTGGGCGTATATTTTCGGCTTGATGCCCTTGGTTGAAAACCAGCGGTCAACCCGCTGTCGGCCAATGCCTTTTTCTGGCAGGATCATGGGTGTTCTGCGCCACTCTGCAAGGGTCTCAGGGGGGTCAATGTCTCCCGAAGCAGGGCCTATGAAGACCAGAGGTGAAAGTCCGATACTGCGAAACTGAATCTCTGAGGACAAATGATCCGGGCGGGCAGAAATGGCGATATCCTCTTTTCCAGAGGAGATCCGATGGATGGCTGAGTCAGGGTCGCCGGTATGAAGTTTGATTTCAATACTGGGATAGCGCTGGCGGAAGCGCTTGAGAATGTCATAAAGAAAGCTGTAACTGGCAGTTACCGAGCAATAAACACTGATCTCACCTTTCAGCTCTCTGGATTCGGCCATCAACTCGCTGCAAATAGCTGACCACTGAATCAGAGTTTCCCGGGCATATTTCTCAAACTTAATACCCTCCGTTGTGAGGCTGACACTGCGATTGTCTCTTTCGAACAGGCAGACTCCCAGCCTCTCTTCCAGGTGCTGAATGCTACGGCTCAGGGTCGATGGGCTGATATGACAGGTTGCGCTGGCGCGACCGAAGTGGAGTGTTTCAGCCAGACTCAGGAAATGCCTCAGTGGTTTCAAATCCATAATGGTCGCCCTTGATTTTTGCGCTCTTGATTTTTGCTTATGGGTGTTTCGTATTATGAAATATTATATTGCAAATATATCATTTTACGAAACAAGCTGCCTGCTTTACTCTCCGAATCAACGTTTTCAGCCCGGACAAAAATCAATAATCCGGGGCGCTTTACTCAGGAGTTCGTCATGAAAGTGTATTACGACAAAGACTGTGATCTTGCCATCATCCGTGACAAGAAAGTTTCCATCATTGGCTACGGTTCCCAGGGACATGCTCATGCCAATAATCTGAAGGACTCCGGGGTAGATGTCACCATTGGTCTGCGTCAGCATTCCGCTTCTGTTGTTAAAGCAGAATCTGCTGGTCTCAGAGTACTGGACGTACCTTCTGCGGTCGCCCAGGCTGACGTCGTTATGATTCTGACTCCAGATGAATTCCAGTCTCAGCTGTACAAGAGTGAGATCGAGCCTAACCTGAAGCAGGGTGCAACCCTGGCATTCGCTCACGGTTTCTCTATTCATTACAACCAGATTGTTCCCCGTGCTGACCTGGATGTCATTATGATTGCCCCTAAAGCTCCGGGTCACACGGTACGTTCTGAGTTTGTTAAAGGTGGCGGCATTCCTGATCTGGTGGCAATTTATCAGGATGCCTCCGGGAAGGCGAAAGAGCTGGCCCTGTCTTATGCTGCGGGTGTCGGTGGTGGTCGTACCGGTATTATCGAAACGACGTTTAAAGATGAAACCGAAACCGATCTGTTTGGTGAACAGGCCGTACTTTGTGGTGGTGCCGTGGAACTGGTTAAAGCGGGTTTCGAAACCCTGACCGAAGCCGGTTATGCCCCTGAAATGGCTTACTTCGAGTGTCTGCATGAACTGAAGCTGATTGTCGATCTGATGTACGAAGGCGGAATCGCCAACATGAACTACTCCATCTCCAACAACGCTGAGTATGGTGAGTATGTAACCGGCCCGAAGGTCATCAATGATGAGTCTCGTAAAGCCATGCGTGAAGCTCTGAAGGACATCCAGAACGGAGAGTACGCCAAGAAGTTCATCACAGAAGGCGCAATGAACTATCCGTCCATGACAGCCTATCGTCGTAACAACGCAGCTCATCCAATCGAAAAAACGGGTGCCAAGCTGCGTGAAATGATGCCCTGGATCACCGCCAATCAGCTGGTTGATAAAGAAAAGAACTGATTGTTAAAACAAACGACCAAATAAAGGTGCCTTGTGCACCTTTTTTTGTTTAAACAGCTGAAAAACTTTTCGACAGATGACGCTGCTCCTAAAGTGGTCTACCTTGCGGGTATGGAAGCTTCCAGAATGCATTTTACAATAGTTGCAATGTTCGTGATTTAAAAGACAGTAGGCCGATTTTCTGGAGCAGTATCTTGAGAAAAAAAATCACCCGTTTGCGGGCTCAGCCTCATATTCTGGCAATAACTGGATTGGTGTTAGCGACTTTCTGTTGGGGCGCGAACCTTGTTGCAGGTCGCATGAGTGTGGGAGACATTCCTCCTGTTGCGCTGTCATTCTGGCGCTGGGCCCTGGCTTTTGTGATTCTTTTTTCGTTTACCGGCAAGCAGCTGATTAAACAGAGAAAGGTGATCTTTCAGAGTCGTTATCAATTGCTGGTTCTGGGATTCTTCAGTATCACCTGTTTTAACACACTGCTCTATATTGCTGCGCAGTCCACACAGGCGGTGAGTCTGGCCCTGATACAAATAGCTCTGCCAGTTATTACCATGATTCTGGCGGTTCCTCTGTTGAACATATTCCCTAAAAAAAGGCAGTTGTTTGGTATGGGAATGGCCATTCCCGGGCTACTGACGATTTTCAGTAAAGGAGAATGGTCATCACTGGCCAGTCTGAATTTTGGCAGGGGAGACATGATTATGTTTGTCGCTACCTGCTGCTGGGGTTGTTATACGGTTTTGCTTAAACGTTTTGAACTGCCGGTATCCGGAGCTCAACTATTGACCACGCTGATAGGGATTGGAGTGATCATCCTCTTGCCTTTTTACCTCTGGGAGCTATCCATAAAAGGTGGCTTTACCGTTAGTCTGAAAGCACTTTATCTAATCAGTTACGCCGTTCTTTTTGCTTCACTGATTGCTTATATGTCATGGAATTTTGGCGTGTCTGTGCTGGGGGCAAACACGGCGGCCATGTTTAACTTCCTGATCCCTGTATTTTCCGCCGTGCTCGCTATCCCCATGCTTGGAGAGACGCTTTATCAGTATCACCTGATGGGGGCAGGATTGATCTTTGCAGGACTATGGATCACCAATAGGAAATATTCTTCAACAGACAGACCAGGTTAAATAACGGGTAGGGCTTTTTAGCCTGAACTCCGGCTGTTATCTTAAACCTTCCACCTTGAAAGAGCGGAGTACCGTGTGAAGATCAGTGTTGCCCAGCTGCGAGTCAGTTATAAAAATAAACAGGACAATCTCCAGAACCTTCGACAACTTCTGCAACAGACGTCGTCTGTCGGTGATCTGGTTCTGCTTCCTGAGCTGTTTTCCACAGGTTACCTCTTTGCCGAAGCGGAAGAGATTTTTCAGCTGGGTGAGCCTGTGGATAACAGTTCGACGCTTCAGGCATTGCAGTTGATGGCGGCTGAATTCAATACCATCCTGGTGGCGGGTTTTGCTGAGAAACAAGGGGCGAACCTCTATAACTCGGTGGCGGTGGTATCTGCTTCAGAAGTCATGGGTGTGTATCGTAAGATTTCCAGCACCAACATTGATAAGCGATATTTTAAAAGAGGTCAGGATCTTCTGGTGTTTGAACATCAGGGCGTTCGCTTTGGTGTGGTGATTTGTTTTGATCTCTGGTTTCCCGAGATTGTTCGGGAGTACGTCCGTCAGAAAGTGGATGTTTTGCTGCACCCTGCCAACTTTGGTGGTGAACAAAGTCTTCACATTGCCCGAGCCAGAGCGATAGAGAATGGTCTTTATGTGGCCACCTGTAACCGGATTGGTGAAGAAAATATCCAGGGCATCCAAGGGTTCTATTGCGGCAAAAGTCAGGTCATCGACCCGGCTGGCAATAGCCTGATGTCCCTGGGGGCGAGTGAAGAGCTTAAGTCACTGGATATGAACATCAACCATAAAACGGTCAGAACCGTATTGGGAGTGGCGTTGGAAAGTGAAGTTGAGGTGATTTCCACTACTGCCAATCAATGGACGAAAACGCTAGGATTACCCCATTAAATCGACTGGAAAACCACCATGAGTGATGACGACCTGGTCACCGAGGCACATTTGCTGGAAATTGTTGAAAACCAGCTGACGGAGAATAATCCCACAAGGGTTAAGGAGACTCTGCTCAGACTCACTATGACCGGCATGGAACGACAGGAAGCCATGGACTACATTGCCTGCGCGCTCTCTGTTGAGATTATCGATGTGATTCAAAACAGCGCGGCGTTTAATCTGAAAAGATATGAACAGAATCTCGATAAACTGCCTGATACTCCCTGGATGACGGGTTAAGTGATTGTCGTATAATTGATAGTCGTATAATTGGTCGCGTAATTGATAGCCGCGTAATTGATGAGCTGAAAAACATGCTGCAATTCTTAAAAGATGTAAAAAATATGCACTGGGCCCCAAAGTTGATCCTGGCCCTGATCGTACTGAAAGTACTCGCCGATGTGGTTCGTGAACAGGCCATTTTTTAACGGTTGGTCAATGGATTGGAGAACATGGAATGGTCTTTGTCATCCTGGGGTTATTGATTCTTGCATTGGTGTTTGGTCCCCAGGTCTGGGTGAAGCGAACACTCAGGCTGCACAGCGGTGATCGTCCGGATCTTCAGGGAACCGGCGGTGAGTTGGCTGAACACCTTGTGGAGCGTTTTGGCCTTGAGGGGGTAAAGGTTGTCAGAGGCAACCAGGGAGAGGATTTTTATAGCCCGGAAGAGTGGCTGATTTCACTTTCCCCGGAAAACTACGATGGCCGTTCAGTTTCAGCAGTGGCAGTTGCAGCCCATGAAACCGGTCATGCGCTGCAACACCAAGAGCAAGATGCCGGGTTTATGCTGCGCCAGAGGCGGATACGTCTTGCCATGAACATAGAGCGCTTCAGTGCCATGGCGTTGATGATTACCCCGCTGGTTTTTGCCCTGACCCGGGTTCCCCACAGTGTCCTGCTGACGGTTTTGATCGGTGTTTCCGGTATGCTTGCGGCTATCTGGGTGCAACTGGTCAATCTTCCTGTAGAACTGGACGCCAGCTTTAAAAAAGCCCTGCCCATTCTGGCAGAGGGTTACCTCTCAGAAAACGATATGCCCGCTGCCAGAAAGGTATTAAAAGCGGCTGCCATGACTTATGTCGCAGCAGCACTGGGCAGCCTGCTTAATCTTGGCCGCTGGATTGCTATTCTGAGGCGGTGAATTAGAGGCGCTGCGCCAGATTTGGCCGGCCAACAAGCCCCTTCAGGAAACAGCTACCCAACTAACAGAGTTGTCAGATTTACTGTCAGAAACGGAACATTCCATTACGGAGAGTGTCTAGGTTTTATCAGTCATGGAATTTACAGGAACAACGACAATGGATATACCTTCGACTCCGAACACTTCTTCATTGAGCCCTGTGTCTACAAAAGACGCTGAGGGCAGTAAGGATACAACTAATATGGCGGGTGCAAAATGCAGAGTTGTGGAGCTCGATCATTGTTATTCCATACTTTCGCAGCAATCCACTGATACTCTAACGACCATGGAAGAACAACCTGTTCTGGAAAGAGTGGCAACTTCTTACGTCCCCCCGGATCCGGAGCCTCCTGCAGAAGAAAAATTATGGGTTTTTCCGCAGACGTTCCCATTAACAGGCAATAGCTTGACGGATTGTAGCCCCAGAACTGTCGGCCGACTTGATCAACCTGTTCAGGTAGCTTGTGACGTACGAGTCAAAACAGAATATCTTTCCTGGAATC contains these protein-coding regions:
- a CDS encoding carbon-nitrogen hydrolase family protein — encoded protein: MKISVAQLRVSYKNKQDNLQNLRQLLQQTSSVGDLVLLPELFSTGYLFAEAEEIFQLGEPVDNSSTLQALQLMAAEFNTILVAGFAEKQGANLYNSVAVVSASEVMGVYRKISSTNIDKRYFKRGQDLLVFEHQGVRFGVVICFDLWFPEIVREYVRQKVDVLLHPANFGGEQSLHIARARAIENGLYVATCNRIGEENIQGIQGFYCGKSQVIDPAGNSLMSLGASEELKSLDMNINHKTVRTVLGVALESEVEVISTTANQWTKTLGLPH
- a CDS encoding DMT family transporter → MRKKITRLRAQPHILAITGLVLATFCWGANLVAGRMSVGDIPPVALSFWRWALAFVILFSFTGKQLIKQRKVIFQSRYQLLVLGFFSITCFNTLLYIAAQSTQAVSLALIQIALPVITMILAVPLLNIFPKKRQLFGMGMAIPGLLTIFSKGEWSSLASLNFGRGDMIMFVATCCWGCYTVLLKRFELPVSGAQLLTTLIGIGVIILLPFYLWELSIKGGFTVSLKALYLISYAVLFASLIAYMSWNFGVSVLGANTAAMFNFLIPVFSAVLAIPMLGETLYQYHLMGAGLIFAGLWITNRKYSSTDRPG
- the ilvC gene encoding ketol-acid reductoisomerase, translated to MKVYYDKDCDLAIIRDKKVSIIGYGSQGHAHANNLKDSGVDVTIGLRQHSASVVKAESAGLRVLDVPSAVAQADVVMILTPDEFQSQLYKSEIEPNLKQGATLAFAHGFSIHYNQIVPRADLDVIMIAPKAPGHTVRSEFVKGGGIPDLVAIYQDASGKAKELALSYAAGVGGGRTGIIETTFKDETETDLFGEQAVLCGGAVELVKAGFETLTEAGYAPEMAYFECLHELKLIVDLMYEGGIANMNYSISNNAEYGEYVTGPKVINDESRKAMREALKDIQNGEYAKKFITEGAMNYPSMTAYRRNNAAHPIEKTGAKLREMMPWITANQLVDKEKN
- a CDS encoding zinc metallopeptidase; this translates as MVFVILGLLILALVFGPQVWVKRTLRLHSGDRPDLQGTGGELAEHLVERFGLEGVKVVRGNQGEDFYSPEEWLISLSPENYDGRSVSAVAVAAHETGHALQHQEQDAGFMLRQRRIRLAMNIERFSAMALMITPLVFALTRVPHSVLLTVLIGVSGMLAAIWVQLVNLPVELDASFKKALPILAEGYLSENDMPAARKVLKAAAMTYVAAALGSLLNLGRWIAILRR
- the ilvY gene encoding HTH-type transcriptional activator IlvY codes for the protein MDLKPLRHFLSLAETLHFGRASATCHISPSTLSRSIQHLEERLGVCLFERDNRSVSLTTEGIKFEKYARETLIQWSAICSELMAESRELKGEISVYCSVTASYSFLYDILKRFRQRYPSIEIKLHTGDPDSAIHRISSGKEDIAISARPDHLSSEIQFRSIGLSPLVFIGPASGDIDPPETLAEWRRTPMILPEKGIGRQRVDRWFSTKGIKPKIYAQVAGNEAIVSMVSLGFGIGVVPRIVMDNSPLSDKVKILNITPWLAAYDVGLCVLDKKLKSPLIRAFWDLL